One window from the genome of Thermoleophilaceae bacterium encodes:
- the gatB gene encoding Asp-tRNA(Asn)/Glu-tRNA(Gln) amidotransferase subunit GatB produces the protein MHRYEPVIGLEIHVQLRTRTKMFCGCALSFGEEPNTYTCPVCLGHPGTLPVPNAEAIHFALMIGMAFDCEIAPRSIFHRKNYFYPDNPKAYQISQYDIPLARNGRLGEVRIHRVHVEEDAAKLVHAGASGRIHGAESSVVDFNRGGTPLVEIVTEPDIKSPAEAADFGRLLRATLRAMGVSDVNMEEGSLRIDGNVSIRPVGEATLGTKTELKNMNSFRFLERGLDAEIARQEALVHEGGEVEQETLHFDPQSGALTSLRSKEEAHDYRYFPEPDLVPLAPTEQMLERARAALPELPVARADRLERDHGLNADTARQLAFRGELGDYFEQALAADGAEAGALANWVTNELVARLGDEDPLESKVEPAALARLVGLVGEKAISASAAKEVLATLAAEGGDPQAIVEAKGLAMAGDDELGGIVDRAMADNADAVEKVRAGEDKAIGAIVGAVMRETKGRADGGEVQRMIRDRL, from the coding sequence GTGCATAGGTACGAGCCGGTCATCGGGCTCGAGATCCACGTGCAGCTGCGCACGCGCACGAAGATGTTCTGCGGCTGCGCGCTGTCGTTCGGCGAGGAGCCCAACACCTACACGTGCCCCGTCTGCCTCGGCCACCCGGGCACGCTGCCGGTGCCCAACGCGGAGGCCATCCACTTCGCGCTGATGATCGGTATGGCGTTCGACTGCGAGATTGCGCCGCGCTCGATCTTCCACCGCAAGAACTACTTCTATCCCGACAACCCGAAGGCGTACCAGATCTCCCAGTACGACATTCCGCTTGCGCGCAACGGCCGGCTGGGGGAGGTGCGCATCCACCGCGTGCACGTGGAGGAAGACGCCGCCAAGCTCGTGCACGCCGGGGCGTCGGGCCGCATCCACGGCGCCGAGAGCTCCGTGGTGGACTTCAACCGCGGCGGCACCCCGCTGGTCGAGATCGTCACCGAGCCCGACATCAAGAGCCCCGCCGAGGCCGCCGACTTCGGCCGCCTGCTCCGGGCCACGCTGCGGGCCATGGGCGTCTCGGACGTGAACATGGAGGAGGGGTCGCTGCGCATCGACGGCAACGTGTCCATCCGCCCGGTGGGGGAGGCCACCCTCGGCACGAAGACCGAGCTCAAGAACATGAACTCCTTCCGCTTCCTCGAGCGCGGCCTGGACGCGGAGATCGCCCGCCAGGAGGCGCTCGTGCACGAGGGAGGGGAGGTGGAGCAGGAGACGCTGCACTTCGATCCCCAAAGCGGCGCGCTCACCAGCCTCCGCTCCAAGGAGGAGGCGCACGACTACCGCTACTTCCCCGAGCCCGACCTGGTGCCGCTGGCGCCCACCGAGCAGATGCTGGAGCGCGCCCGCGCGGCGCTCCCCGAGCTGCCGGTGGCCCGGGCGGATCGCCTGGAGCGCGACCACGGCCTCAACGCGGACACCGCCAGGCAGCTCGCCTTCCGCGGCGAGCTGGGCGACTACTTCGAGCAGGCCCTGGCGGCCGACGGCGCCGAGGCCGGCGCGCTCGCCAACTGGGTCACCAACGAGCTGGTGGCCCGTCTCGGCGACGAGGACCCGCTGGAGTCGAAGGTCGAGCCTGCCGCGCTCGCCCGCCTCGTGGGCCTGGTGGGGGAGAAGGCCATCTCCGCCTCCGCCGCCAAGGAGGTGCTCGCCACCCTGGCGGCCGAGGGCGGCGACCCCCAGGCGATCGTCGAGGCCAAGGGCCTGGCCATGGCCGGCGACGACGAGCTGGGCGGCATAGTGGACCGCGCGATGGCCGACAACGCGGACGCCGTCGAGAAGGTCCGCGCCGGCGAGGACAAGGCCATCGGCGCCATCGTCGGCGCGGTCATGCGCGAGACAAAAGGCCGCGCGGACGGCGGCGAGGTGCAGCGTATGATCCGGGACAGGCTCTGA
- a CDS encoding NAD(P)/FAD-dependent oxidoreductase — translation MAWNVVIAGGGFGGLYAARRLERKLPRHSARITLVADSNFLLYTPLLPGAAAGTLEPRHVVVPVREELEWTDVRIGRVAGADPQKNELRYCGFDGEERVERYDQLVVALGSVSRVLPVPGLAEHGLGFKTLADAIALRNRALLNLEIAETLDDPQQRREYLTFVFVGAGYAGLEGIAELQNYVADVIDRYPRCRLDGTRWVLVEALDRVMYEIPAPLAEFASRELRGRGIEIRTSTRLDSLDARSATLSDGERIPTRTVCWTAGVKPPPVVGELGLPLTDGGRIDADETLRVRGHESVWAIGDAAAVPDPARKGKPCPPTAQHAIRQGRLVADNVAAALGRGRIRKFRYRTLGVFVDMGQHEAVATMAFVRLRGFPAWFAARTYHLAMMPGFVRKLRLMADWTVGLLFGRAAAELGQLGHPPGLDPPPEAE, via the coding sequence TTGGCCTGGAACGTCGTCATCGCCGGGGGCGGCTTCGGGGGGCTGTACGCCGCCCGCCGCCTGGAGCGCAAGCTGCCGCGCCACAGCGCGCGCATCACGCTCGTTGCCGACAGCAACTTCCTCCTCTACACACCGCTGCTTCCCGGCGCGGCGGCCGGCACCCTGGAGCCGCGGCATGTGGTCGTGCCCGTCCGCGAGGAGCTCGAGTGGACCGACGTGCGCATCGGCCGCGTGGCCGGCGCCGACCCGCAGAAGAACGAGCTGCGCTACTGCGGCTTCGACGGCGAGGAGCGTGTCGAGCGCTATGACCAGCTCGTGGTGGCGCTCGGCAGCGTCAGCCGCGTACTGCCCGTGCCGGGCCTGGCTGAGCACGGCCTCGGCTTCAAGACGCTCGCCGATGCCATCGCCCTGCGCAACCGCGCCCTGCTCAACCTCGAGATCGCGGAGACGCTCGACGATCCGCAGCAGCGGCGCGAGTACCTCACCTTCGTCTTCGTGGGAGCCGGCTACGCCGGGCTGGAGGGCATCGCCGAGCTGCAGAACTACGTGGCCGACGTGATCGACCGCTACCCGCGCTGCCGGCTCGACGGCACCCGCTGGGTGCTGGTCGAGGCGCTGGACCGGGTCATGTACGAGATCCCGGCGCCGCTCGCCGAGTTCGCCTCGCGCGAGCTGCGCGGGCGCGGCATCGAGATCCGCACCAGCACGCGGCTGGACTCCCTCGACGCGCGCTCGGCCACGCTGTCCGACGGCGAGCGGATTCCCACGCGCACGGTCTGCTGGACCGCGGGCGTCAAGCCGCCGCCGGTGGTGGGAGAGCTGGGCCTGCCTCTCACCGACGGCGGCCGGATCGACGCCGACGAGACACTCCGGGTCAGGGGGCACGAGAGCGTGTGGGCCATCGGCGACGCCGCCGCGGTGCCCGACCCCGCCCGCAAGGGCAAGCCCTGCCCGCCCACCGCCCAGCACGCCATCCGCCAGGGCCGCCTGGTGGCCGACAACGTGGCGGCGGCCCTGGGGCGCGGTCGCATCAGGAAGTTCCGCTACCGGACGCTCGGCGTGTTCGTGGACATGGGCCAGCACGAGGCGGTGGCCACCATGGCCTTCGTGCGCCTGCGGGGCTTCCCGGCATGGTTCGCGGCGCGCACCTACCACCTGGCGATGATGCCGGGCTTCGTGCGCAAGCTGAGGTTGATGGCGGATTGGACGGTGGGTCTGCTCTTCGGCCGCGCCGCCGCCGAGCTGGGCCAGCTCGGCCATCCGCCGGGGCTCGACCCGCCCCCGGAGGCCGAGTGA
- a CDS encoding GNAT family N-acetyltransferase, which yields MPELSYREGGQSDLEASFDLSQRAMHEAARRQRLTSRDLGDEEIADHWSRHRTLVEFLTAQQDARFWLCEEGDELVGFARVVRFGDMEELNELMVHSEYQHRGIGRSLLERCWPGDPSPEMGRACVALGTPDNLSLYTEFGVMPIAGHWHLLQPTKQYEEQRSLEIDSTDPGVSMLKGDRAAAEWKRLEPAALGYDRSALHDFFGRDRVCLASMDLEAGHARALCWVSSRGEIGPAVGTTTEDLVPVVLAALDRVARTQEPENLRVFCTTTSWWLLRRLRGLGFQVFWPAWIMSSVPIPGLDRYTPAMPPQLL from the coding sequence ATGCCGGAGCTGTCCTATCGCGAGGGCGGCCAGAGCGACCTGGAGGCCTCCTTCGACCTCTCCCAGCGGGCCATGCACGAGGCCGCTCGCCGGCAGCGCCTGACGAGCCGGGACCTCGGCGACGAGGAGATCGCCGACCACTGGAGCCGCCACCGGACGCTCGTGGAGTTCCTCACGGCGCAGCAGGACGCGCGCTTCTGGCTGTGCGAGGAGGGGGACGAGCTGGTGGGGTTCGCGCGTGTCGTGCGCTTTGGCGACATGGAGGAGCTCAACGAGCTCATGGTCCACTCCGAGTACCAACATCGCGGCATCGGCCGCTCGCTGCTGGAGCGCTGCTGGCCCGGCGACCCGTCGCCGGAGATGGGCCGCGCGTGCGTGGCGCTGGGCACCCCGGACAACCTCTCCCTGTACACGGAGTTCGGCGTCATGCCGATAGCCGGCCACTGGCACCTGCTCCAGCCCACGAAGCAGTACGAGGAGCAGCGCTCGCTCGAGATCGACTCCACCGACCCGGGGGTGAGCATGCTGAAGGGCGACCGCGCAGCGGCGGAGTGGAAGCGGCTCGAGCCCGCCGCCCTCGGCTACGACCGCTCCGCGCTGCACGACTTCTTCGGGCGCGACCGCGTCTGCCTGGCATCGATGGATCTCGAGGCGGGCCATGCCCGCGCGCTCTGCTGGGTGTCGAGCCGGGGCGAGATCGGTCCGGCGGTGGGCACCACCACCGAGGATCTCGTCCCGGTGGTGCTCGCCGCCCTCGACCGCGTGGCGCGCACGCAGGAGCCCGAGAACCTGCGCGTGTTCTGCACGACCACGAGCTGGTGGCTGCTGCGGCGCCTGCGCGGGCTCGGCTTCCAGGTGTTCTGGCCCGCCTGGATCATGAGCTCGGTGCCCATCCCGGGCCTGGACCGGTACACGCCCGCCATGCCGCCACAGCTACTCTGA
- the ilvB gene encoding biosynthetic-type acetolactate synthase large subunit, with protein MRAVDAIMECLKAEGVEHVFGIPGGANLPTYDALYDAGIRHIQCRHEQGAGHAAEGYAKASGKVGVALATSGPGATNLITAIADAMMDSVPTVFITGQVRTELIGTDGFQEADITGITMPVVKHSILIQDPRDIPTAIHEAFHIARTGRPGPVLVDVPQDLSRADIPYEPVDRVHLPGYQPTTEGNAKQIRLAAKALANARRPVIYAGGGVINAEAARELVEFATSDRFPVTCTLMGLGGFPAPHEHWLGMLGMHGTRSANYAMDEADLICAVGARFDDRITGKLSEFAPRAKFIHIDIDPAEISKNIPAHIPIVGDAKNILTKLTREYRALEADSSRLDEWWSRIRNWQDKHPLRYDDSEDSEIKPQYMVQAMYEATGGDAIITSDVGQHQMWAAQWYHFREPRRWINSGGLGTMGFGLPSALGAKAAMPDRDVVCLAGDGSLIMTCQELATCVTENIPVKVFIMNNGYLGMVRQWQELFWDKRYSSVEMGASPDWVKLADAFGALGMRVTHKGELLDAMKTALAEDGPVVVDVHVSREENCYPMIPAGQAARDMVG; from the coding sequence ATGCGAGCCGTCGACGCCATCATGGAGTGCCTCAAGGCCGAGGGCGTCGAGCACGTATTCGGCATCCCCGGCGGGGCCAACCTCCCCACCTACGACGCGCTCTATGACGCGGGCATCCGGCACATCCAGTGCCGCCACGAGCAGGGCGCGGGCCACGCGGCGGAGGGCTACGCCAAGGCCTCGGGCAAGGTCGGAGTGGCGCTCGCCACCTCGGGGCCCGGCGCCACCAACCTCATCACCGCGATCGCGGACGCGATGATGGACTCGGTGCCCACCGTGTTCATCACGGGCCAGGTGCGCACGGAGCTCATCGGCACCGACGGCTTCCAGGAGGCCGACATCACCGGCATCACCATGCCGGTGGTCAAGCACTCCATCCTCATCCAGGACCCGCGCGACATCCCGACGGCGATCCACGAGGCGTTCCACATCGCCCGCACCGGCCGGCCCGGCCCCGTGCTGGTGGACGTCCCTCAGGACCTCTCGCGCGCGGACATCCCCTACGAGCCGGTGGACCGGGTCCACCTGCCGGGCTACCAGCCCACAACGGAGGGCAACGCCAAGCAGATCCGCCTGGCGGCCAAGGCACTCGCCAACGCCCGCCGGCCCGTGATCTATGCCGGCGGTGGGGTCATCAACGCCGAGGCGGCCAGGGAGCTGGTCGAGTTCGCCACCAGCGACCGCTTCCCGGTCACCTGCACGCTCATGGGGCTGGGCGGCTTCCCGGCGCCGCACGAGCACTGGCTGGGCATGCTCGGCATGCACGGCACGCGCAGCGCCAACTACGCGATGGACGAGGCCGACCTGATCTGCGCGGTCGGCGCCCGCTTCGACGACCGCATCACGGGCAAGCTGTCCGAGTTCGCGCCGCGGGCCAAGTTCATCCACATCGACATCGACCCCGCGGAGATCTCCAAGAACATCCCCGCGCACATCCCGATCGTCGGCGACGCCAAGAACATCCTGACCAAGCTCACGCGCGAGTACCGGGCGCTGGAGGCCGACTCGTCGCGGCTCGACGAGTGGTGGTCGCGCATCCGCAACTGGCAGGACAAGCACCCCCTGCGCTACGACGACTCCGAGGACTCGGAGATCAAGCCGCAGTACATGGTCCAGGCCATGTACGAGGCCACGGGCGGCGACGCCATCATCACCTCCGACGTCGGCCAGCACCAGATGTGGGCTGCGCAGTGGTACCACTTCCGCGAGCCGCGCCGGTGGATCAACTCGGGCGGCCTCGGCACGATGGGCTTCGGCCTCCCGTCGGCGCTCGGCGCCAAGGCGGCGATGCCGGACAGGGATGTGGTGTGCCTGGCCGGCGACGGGTCGCTGATCATGACCTGCCAGGAGTTGGCCACCTGCGTCACCGAGAACATCCCGGTGAAGGTGTTCATCATGAACAACGGCTATCTCGGCATGGTCCGCCAGTGGCAGGAGCTGTTCTGGGACAAGCGCTACTCCTCGGTCGAGATGGGCGCGAGCCCCGACTGGGTCAAGCTCGCCGACGCGTTCGGAGCGCTTGGCATGCGGGTCACGCACAAGGGCGAGCTGCTGGACGCCATGAAGACCGCCCTCGCGGAGGACGGGCCGGTGGTGGTGGACGTGCACGTCAGCCGCGAGGAGAACTGCTACCCGATGATCCCCGCAGGCCAGGCCGCGCGGGACATGGTGGGCTGA
- the ilvN gene encoding acetolactate synthase small subunit yields MGEPGTKEVLNLEDLEAAGGIHTGRTHILSILVENKPGVLARVAGLFSRRGFNIATLAVGPTDDTTISRITLTVDGATHPIDQVTKQLHKLVNVIKIRDLEPEESVARELALFKVSADPETRGQIMQFTDIFRGKVVDVSKRSVTVEITGTDDKIEAFERMIRPFGLIEMVRTGEVAVSRGRSAT; encoded by the coding sequence ATGGGCGAGCCAGGCACCAAGGAGGTCCTGAACCTCGAGGACCTCGAGGCCGCGGGCGGAATCCACACCGGCCGCACGCACATCCTGTCGATCCTGGTGGAGAACAAGCCGGGCGTGCTCGCGCGGGTGGCCGGCCTGTTCTCCCGCCGCGGCTTCAACATCGCGACGCTGGCGGTGGGCCCCACCGACGACACCACGATCTCGCGCATCACGCTCACGGTCGACGGCGCCACCCACCCCATCGACCAGGTCACGAAGCAGCTCCACAAGCTGGTCAACGTGATCAAGATCCGCGACCTCGAGCCCGAGGAGAGCGTGGCGCGGGAGCTGGCGCTGTTCAAGGTCTCGGCAGACCCCGAGACCCGCGGTCAGATCATGCAGTTCACCGACATCTTCCGCGGGAAGGTGGTGGACGTGTCCAAGCGCTCCGTCACGGTCGAGATCACCGGCACGGACGACAAGATCGAGGCGTTCGAGCGCATGATCCGCCCGTTCGGGCTGATCGAGATGGTCCGTACCGGGGAAGTGGCGGTATCTCGCGGCAGGTCCGCGACCTAG
- a CDS encoding isochorismate synthase: MRLDPSLDLSAVVLRSRRPDDRFFCLEQPDRDGFALAALGQAAVVEARGERRLSELTAACRAIGRDAETGDPAADARAPAASGPVWVGGVAFAPDGGAAPEWRSLAPAQLVMPEVSVARGGSEARLTVTAVVDGDEDASRMAHRLLARLAELAPADMPLSDPDPVRTPRVSSAAPPEHYEAAVESAVERIVRGEIEKVVLAREVRVHAPAPIDPAPVLDGLRTGFPACYCYCVGTPELAFVGASPELLVRRDGARAQTVALAGTTRRSADPAVDDHLGEQLRQSAKDRAEQAIVSRRIERALRPLSVWVAAAGEPVLVKVQNVQHLATPIRAQLRNPVALLELAERLHPTPAVGGEPAAGALPLIPALEGLDRGWYAGAVGWTDLHEDGELCVALRCALLRDGVAHLFAGCGIVRDSVPAAELAETEVKLQALLPLLA, encoded by the coding sequence GTGCGCCTGGACCCGTCGCTCGACCTGTCCGCCGTCGTGCTCCGCTCGCGCCGGCCCGACGACCGCTTCTTCTGCCTGGAGCAGCCCGATCGCGACGGCTTCGCGCTCGCCGCCCTCGGTCAGGCGGCGGTGGTGGAGGCCCGCGGGGAGCGGCGGCTGAGCGAGCTCACCGCCGCCTGCCGCGCCATCGGCCGCGACGCCGAGACGGGCGATCCCGCGGCCGACGCCCGCGCGCCCGCTGCGAGCGGGCCCGTCTGGGTGGGCGGCGTGGCGTTCGCGCCGGATGGCGGCGCGGCACCCGAATGGCGCTCGCTGGCCCCGGCCCAGCTCGTGATGCCGGAGGTGTCGGTGGCGCGCGGCGGCTCGGAGGCGCGGCTCACCGTCACCGCCGTCGTGGACGGCGACGAGGACGCGTCGCGCATGGCCCACCGCCTGCTCGCCCGGCTGGCGGAGCTGGCGCCCGCGGACATGCCTCTCTCAGACCCCGACCCCGTCCGGACGCCGCGCGTCTCCAGCGCTGCCCCGCCCGAGCACTACGAGGCCGCCGTCGAGAGCGCGGTGGAACGCATCGTCCGCGGGGAGATCGAGAAGGTCGTGCTCGCGCGCGAGGTGCGCGTGCATGCGCCCGCGCCCATCGACCCGGCGCCCGTGCTCGATGGGCTGCGCACCGGCTTTCCCGCCTGCTACTGCTACTGCGTCGGCACCCCGGAGCTCGCCTTCGTGGGCGCCAGCCCGGAGCTGCTGGTGCGCCGCGACGGCGCCCGCGCCCAGACCGTGGCCCTCGCGGGCACCACGCGGCGCAGCGCCGATCCCGCGGTGGACGACCACCTGGGCGAGCAGCTGCGACAGAGCGCGAAGGACCGCGCCGAGCAGGCCATCGTCAGCCGCCGGATCGAGCGCGCCCTGCGCCCGCTGAGCGTGTGGGTGGCCGCCGCCGGCGAGCCCGTGCTCGTCAAGGTTCAGAACGTCCAGCACCTGGCCACGCCGATCCGGGCGCAGCTCCGCAACCCGGTGGCGCTGCTCGAGCTCGCCGAGCGCCTGCATCCCACGCCCGCCGTGGGCGGCGAGCCAGCGGCGGGCGCGCTGCCCCTCATCCCCGCGCTCGAGGGACTCGACCGGGGCTGGTACGCGGGGGCGGTGGGCTGGACCGACCTCCACGAGGACGGCGAGCTGTGCGTGGCGCTGCGCTGTGCGCTGCTGCGCGACGGCGTGGCCCACCTCTTCGCGGGCTGCGGCATCGTGCGCGACTCGGTCCCGGCGGCGGAGCTCGCCGAGACCGAGGTCAAGCTGCAGGCGCTGTTGCCGCTGCTGGCCTGA
- a CDS encoding wax ester/triacylglycerol synthase family O-acyltransferase — protein sequence MQTRLTSMDASFLEVESPTAHMHVGWVALFRPQGDRPLPDFRALREHVAARLPRAPRYRQRLLRVPLRLNDPIWVDDTRFDIDEHVVHSPAAEIGQVVDEVLSVPLRHDRPLWELWVADRLADGRVGIVGKAHHCMVDGIAAVELASLLLDASPDPPGEPDDGWRPRPGPEGMDLLASAVRDRVLEGARLAGRAAGLVSRPRRLAGLIGDARRAADALGSSMTPAPADGGLNDPISPDRRLAMIGRGLDELRAVRARFGCTVNDVVLAAVSGGLRHFLMHRGVAPPRLKAMVPVNVRGGGDAGALGNRISFMFVPLPCDEPDPVRRLMNVHLATSNCKRRGDAEGGDTVLRAFDYAPRTLQAAVSRLVASPRTFNLVVSNIPGPAEPLYMLGCELEEAYPVVPLADRHALSVGMTTVRDGAFFGVYADRAALPDADDLAAAVDGALDELVELAARPERDPHPEPALV from the coding sequence ATGCAGACGCGACTCACATCAATGGACGCGTCGTTCCTCGAGGTCGAGAGCCCGACGGCTCACATGCACGTGGGCTGGGTGGCGCTCTTCCGGCCGCAGGGGGATCGTCCCTTACCCGACTTCCGCGCGCTGCGCGAGCACGTGGCGGCCCGGCTGCCGCGCGCGCCTCGCTACCGCCAGCGCCTGCTCCGGGTGCCCCTGAGGCTGAACGACCCGATCTGGGTGGACGACACCCGCTTCGACATCGACGAGCACGTGGTGCATAGCCCGGCCGCCGAGATCGGCCAGGTGGTGGACGAGGTGCTGTCGGTGCCTCTGCGCCACGACAGGCCGCTCTGGGAGCTGTGGGTGGCCGACCGGCTGGCCGACGGCCGGGTGGGGATCGTGGGCAAGGCGCACCACTGCATGGTGGATGGCATCGCGGCCGTGGAGCTGGCCTCGCTGCTGCTCGACGCCTCTCCCGACCCGCCGGGCGAGCCCGACGACGGCTGGCGCCCGCGCCCGGGCCCGGAGGGGATGGACCTGCTGGCCTCTGCGGTGCGAGACCGCGTGCTCGAGGGCGCCCGGCTCGCCGGGCGAGCCGCCGGGCTTGTGAGCAGGCCGCGCCGCCTGGCCGGGCTGATCGGCGACGCACGCCGCGCCGCCGACGCGCTGGGCAGCTCGATGACCCCGGCGCCCGCGGACGGCGGGTTGAACGACCCCATCTCCCCCGACCGCCGGCTTGCCATGATCGGCCGCGGGCTCGACGAGCTGCGCGCCGTGCGCGCGCGCTTCGGGTGCACGGTCAACGATGTGGTGCTGGCCGCCGTGTCGGGAGGGCTGCGCCACTTCCTCATGCACCGCGGTGTCGCGCCGCCGCGACTCAAGGCAATGGTCCCCGTGAACGTGCGCGGAGGCGGCGACGCGGGGGCGCTGGGCAACCGCATCTCGTTCATGTTCGTCCCGCTCCCCTGCGACGAGCCCGACCCGGTGCGGCGCCTGATGAACGTGCACCTGGCGACGAGCAACTGCAAGCGCCGGGGAGACGCCGAGGGCGGCGACACCGTGCTGCGCGCCTTCGACTACGCGCCGCGCACGCTGCAGGCCGCCGTGTCCCGGCTCGTGGCCAGCCCGCGGACCTTCAACCTCGTGGTGTCCAACATCCCCGGGCCAGCCGAGCCTCTCTACATGCTCGGCTGCGAGCTCGAGGAGGCCTACCCGGTGGTGCCGCTGGCCGACCGCCACGCGCTGTCGGTGGGGATGACCACGGTGCGCGACGGCGCGTTCTTCGGCGTCTACGCCGACCGCGCTGCGCTGCCGGACGCCGACGACCTGGCGGCCGCCGTGGACGGCGCCCTGGACGAGCTCGTGGAGCTTGCCGCCCGCCCGGAGCGCGACCCCCACCCCGAGCCGGCACTCGTCTGA
- the menD gene encoding 2-succinyl-5-enolpyruvyl-6-hydroxy-3-cyclohexene-1-carboxylic-acid synthase, translating into MKMSSPTNRTYAPLQVLVDELARCGMTHAVTCPGSRNAPIVLALAAQQRVRSVSVIDERSAGFVALGLAKASGRPVAVTCTSGTAAANLLPAVAEAWESRVPLVVLTADRPPELRGVGAGQAIDQIKLYGGFAKWFCEVGGHEPSRETAVHFRALGCRAYATAAGGRPGPVHLNVALREPLAPVAEELDRADWEGRPGGRAWTLVREGAREPDARTLDRVASTLAGAPRGVIVAGAGLAPCAPAEAIARLAELAGWPVLAEPTSGLRCGRHDGSRVVAHYDALLRHDAFAEAQAPELVLRLGDMPTSKPLRAWLAGARQVVVDPHADWHEPTRSARTLLVADPLRTCTALAGALEARTGTVDPDWMASWRGADAAAAAAAAALDGESSEPGAYTALAPALRDGDTVWVASSMAIRDVETFLPRLDADVVVLANRGANGIDGTVSSALGAALARGGRTFLLTGELALLHDLGGVAAAARAGVPLTIVCVNNGGGGIFDFLPVAEHAAAASYEEHVATPSALELEQVAALAGLPHRVAGTPAEVREAAAEPALVEVRTDRTGNVELHRELHARIGAAIA; encoded by the coding sequence ATGAAGATGAGCTCGCCCACCAACCGAACATACGCGCCGCTGCAGGTGCTCGTCGACGAGCTGGCCCGCTGTGGCATGACGCACGCGGTCACCTGTCCCGGCTCGCGCAACGCTCCGATCGTGCTGGCGCTGGCCGCCCAGCAGCGGGTCCGCAGCGTTTCGGTGATCGACGAGCGCTCCGCCGGCTTCGTGGCGCTGGGGCTGGCGAAGGCGAGCGGGCGGCCGGTGGCGGTCACCTGCACGTCGGGGACGGCGGCGGCCAACCTCCTCCCCGCGGTGGCGGAGGCCTGGGAGTCGCGAGTGCCGCTCGTGGTGCTCACGGCCGACCGCCCGCCGGAGCTGCGCGGCGTGGGCGCGGGGCAGGCGATCGACCAGATCAAGCTCTACGGCGGCTTCGCCAAGTGGTTCTGTGAGGTGGGCGGCCACGAGCCGTCGCGGGAAACCGCGGTGCACTTCCGCGCCCTCGGCTGCCGCGCGTACGCCACCGCTGCCGGCGGCCGGCCCGGCCCGGTGCACCTGAACGTGGCGCTGCGCGAGCCGCTGGCGCCGGTGGCCGAGGAGCTGGACCGCGCGGATTGGGAGGGCCGCCCCGGCGGGCGGGCATGGACGCTGGTGCGCGAGGGTGCGCGCGAGCCGGACGCCAGGACGCTCGACCGCGTGGCGAGCACGCTCGCCGGCGCGCCGCGCGGAGTGATCGTGGCGGGCGCTGGGCTTGCGCCGTGTGCGCCCGCCGAGGCGATCGCCCGCCTGGCGGAGCTCGCGGGCTGGCCCGTGCTGGCGGAGCCCACCTCCGGGCTGCGCTGCGGCCGCCACGACGGCTCGCGCGTGGTGGCCCACTACGACGCGCTGCTGCGCCACGACGCCTTCGCCGAGGCCCAAGCCCCCGAGCTCGTGCTGCGCCTGGGCGACATGCCCACCTCCAAGCCGCTGCGCGCATGGCTCGCCGGAGCCCGTCAGGTGGTGGTGGACCCGCACGCCGACTGGCACGAGCCCACCCGCAGCGCCCGGACGCTGCTCGTGGCGGACCCGCTGCGCACCTGCACGGCGCTGGCCGGCGCCCTGGAGGCCCGCACCGGGACGGTAGACCCCGACTGGATGGCCTCGTGGCGCGGGGCGGATGCCGCCGCGGCCGCAGCCGCCGCGGCGCTGGACGGCGAGTCGAGTGAGCCGGGCGCCTACACGGCGCTCGCTCCCGCCCTGCGCGATGGCGACACCGTCTGGGTGGCGTCGTCGATGGCGATCCGCGACGTGGAGACCTTCTTGCCCCGCCTCGACGCCGACGTGGTGGTGCTCGCCAATCGCGGCGCCAACGGGATCGACGGCACCGTCTCCTCCGCGCTCGGCGCGGCCCTCGCCCGCGGCGGACGCACCTTTCTGCTCACGGGCGAGCTGGCGCTCCTGCACGACCTCGGCGGCGTGGCTGCGGCGGCTCGCGCCGGCGTGCCGCTGACGATCGTGTGCGTGAACAACGGGGGCGGCGGCATCTTCGACTTCCTTCCGGTGGCCGAGCACGCCGCCGCCGCTTCCTACGAGGAGCACGTGGCGACGCCCTCGGCCCTCGAGCTCGAGCAGGTGGCCGCGCTCGCGGGCCTCCCCCATCGCGTCGCGGGCACCCCGGCCGAGGTGCGCGAGGCCGCCGCCGAGCCCGCGCTCGTGGAGGTGCGCACCGACCGCACGGGCAACGTGGAGCTGCATCGCGAGCTGCACGCGCGAATCGGCGCCGCGATCGCCTGA